TAGCCAAGAACATCACAATGTTATGACATCTTATATGAACAACAATTTTACCCTAAATTTATAACCTAAGCATTGTGAGGTACCTTGAAGGTTCAACGCCGAGAGTGCTAGCGGCTAAGAGATAGATTGCCTGTTATAGGAAGAGTGAAATGCAATTAGCTGAAAGATCTTGCCATGTAGTACATTCAATCACTTATAATGAATGAATGCATAATTTCTCGAGTTATGCCGTGACATCGAAATCCAGCAAATTAACATTAGAAGGATAAAAATGTCTTACCGGATCTGGCTTTTTCCGGGGAACAACATCTCCAGCaaatatctttatcttttctgcTCTCTCAGGCCCTAGCAAGAATGATACTATTGCAGAGACCTAAAAGCAACTCAAAGTTTAGGTCTATTGGATGAGATTACTATGTTGAACTTGGTATATCATGCATTAACGGAATCAAAAGGTATAGATTGAACCATAAGAAAATGACATACATCATAATTCAAATCCAATTGTATAGCACAAATTAGATGCATTGCTACAATTATACAGCAATGTCATTACAAAACAACAAGGCTACTTCTATTAAGAACTGAATCTATATATCTATATCTTATGAACCGAGATTCCGATAGTTCAATCGagacaaaagaaaattatttaagGAATTGTGTAACTGATTATGCTTACCGCCTTCTCATTAGAAGTGCTGCACACTGCTACATTAACTCCTTGGCTTAAAGCCTGATCAATAAGCCTACATGTTTGATAAGAAGACACATATAATAAGAAAAGGCACACATATTTAGTGTATCTTGATAATGGTattatttcaaagaaaaatacaGGCACTTCTTAAGTTTGAGTTGGCTTATATATATAAGCATAATCtggggaaaaaaaaaaatctgtttTCTGTGTTTTACTAGAACAAGCAGATATTTTCTTTCGATTCAGAATTTACGGTTTATATTGAATATaccttcttttttgtttttttaaagtttcaaaagctTATCCTAACACCATAAACCATACACTTCCAATCTTGcaatataaatataaagcaTGAGGTAAGATCAAATCTAAAACCATGTCTCATAATATAGTTTTATATGCAGAATAGGAGCAACAAATATGAACTCCTATAACCACTTAGACACCATGCTAAGAAACAAATTAACCAGATAATTAAGCTGTTTAGTAGAGACTAAGAAAGTTGTTAACTTTTTATATCTAAAACAGAAACCAGGGTTTggtaaataagataaaaagaacaGATAGTAACCAACTTTGCAACACCTGGACGAAGAGGCAACAGCTTTTTCTCAATGAGAGCCATGAATAGCTCCGTCTTTCGCTTGTGGAGTGAAGCtatgaaatcttttctttcttgttcgCCTGTCGGGGCATTCGCCGGCCAACCTGTCTTATTAAAGTATGCTGTCATCCTAACATTAAAAGAGAGCTACATCATCAGTGGCATAGTTCCATATTCAATCAAATAAGGAATTCAACAATGACAATGGCATGCTTtccaataaaattttgaattgagggggaaagaaaaatatatatgtaccTTTCTTTTCCACCTCCAATTTTGAGCAGTTCTCCATACAAGTCCACATCCCAGGTCACACCTAGCTCTTTCTGCATTGCCCAATCAATAAGGCACCATCGTTATTTGTTGAAGTTCTCacattcttaaaaatatttacaatcaTGCTACGGTTACAGAAAAAATCAATCACCAAATCAGTCATCTGTATAGAAtacatgttagaatataaaatacaccTTAAAAATGTGTGAAATAACACATGTATCTGTATAGTGATTGATTTGGTAGCTTATTTTTAATGTGGATATAGcattcaaaatatttataaatgtaTTCCAAGctagaaagataaaatattcGAAGTAGTGCAAAGCAATATAAATACCTCTTCGAAGGTTTCATTGAAAGAAATGCGGTGGCCATCTTTCTCAGTGTCAACAAGAACTCCATCACAGTCAAAGAGAAGAGCAGAGGGAACAAcagtggaagaagaagaagcagctgaACAGCTCACTCTAAAAGAAGAAACACTAACAATTCCCACTGTTCTTGGTCTTGTTGACTTAAGGGAAATTGTTGTTGGGGTGCCCATGAAGGATGATGATGGAACAGGAACAGGAACATGATCATGGTCTTTGTTGTGTTTGAGGAGGCTATGTTGTGTTTTTGTTAAGAGTGAAGAAGAGGGGGAGGTAGAGATTATGGTGGTTAGTGCTGCCATTGTTGCAACTTCTTCAATTATTGTGCTTGCAATTGCATAACATCCTCAAAAATTGGTTAGAAGTTATATGGTTGTAAATTGGTAATGGTGGGGCCGTTAAAGTGTCAAAGGTTCAAACTTGGAACACAGGTTTTGGTTTTGGTGGCATGTCAGCAAGATTAGGCTTGGGCATCTGAGCAATCTCCACGTGGAATCCAACAAATTTGTTGAAGCTTTGAAGGATGAAACAAGAGTTGGACATAAAAGTTATCATTGTAAGTCTCATATTTCAGGCCCATTTATTCAACATCCATAGCTTTTATACATCACCCTAACTATCCACCAGCATCTTTCaattacccaaaaaaaaaacccttttccttaactactaattttaaaaattcgaTAAATATTAACTCTACTATTTACATTAAGGCTCACGATCCattcaatttataaataatacaattacAAACTCAATATTTCTCCTCTCAAGGCTTAACATTTGAGCTCATAATGATGAGAAATGATATGTTTTCTGTCGTATCtttcttttccccttttttgaCCATCCTAAGTTGCTTTGCGCCAATTATTGCACTCAATTAAGTGACTATATATAATTACATACTTGGGGGTGAGCAAGAAGCACACTATACTCAATTGCTCATTTTTTTTCCTCAAATGGTACATATCATTCTTTAACGTGGCATGAAGAGAGGTCTCTACACAAGTTTGACATGGAAATCACCTTAACCAAGTTGGACTTGGCTGCATCAAGCAAAGGGTCTGATTGAAgggctttttcaaaacaatacTTGGCTTCTTCCAAAAGACTCTCAGCTACAAACACAAGACCCAGGTTGTTGAATGCAGGGGCATATCCAGGTTGAAGTTCAAGTGACTTTGAAAACATAGCCTTAGCTCGTTGATATTGTCTTTGATAGCGGTAGAGAATCCCCAAGTTGGATAATATCGCATGTGCTTGTTCGGTAGTTGCTAAAGACAAAGCTTTCTTATATACTTCTTCAGCATGTAACCGTTCCTCTGATAGTTGAAGGGAAACACCTATACATGGAAGTTTGACCAATAAGAACAAATGATAAAAGGATAATAGTTCTTTGATGGAAAGAGACAGTTGGCTACACCAAAAGGTATAAAGAGCTCCCTCTATTTCCTTTTATTCGTTGGCGTCACTTTTTGGTATGTCATTCTATCTAGATGCAAAAATTTCTGGTAAGAGAGTGAGAGAGAATACCTAGGTTAGACCAAGCATAGCTGCAGTCCTTGTCACAGGCAACAGCAGCTTTGAGGTACTTCTGTGATGTTTTGAATTGCCGAGCGCAAAGACTATGGAGGCCAAGTTGAATCCACTGCACAGGGTCATCTGGATCTTCTGCTATAGCCTGGTTGGAAAAGCATGACACCCCAACATAatgtaagaaaaatatattatatccATCAAAACATATAAAGACATTGAATTATTATGACATTTTGAGTAATCTTTGCAAACATCATCTCCTGTGTGACAACTGCACCTCATCCTGGAAATGGAATTCGGAAACTAAAATAAAGCAATAAACTACCTGCTTTAAACTGCTAACAGTGCGCTCTTCAACTTCCATCAACTCATGATGTTCACTATCATATGAGGCTGCTATCTCATGCTGAGATTTGTGAACCAAGGCAAGCCCAGCCCATGCTATTGGAAGCTCAACCAGTGATGAATCACCATCCCTTATTATAGAAGCCATCTCGTTTCCAGCGCATGAAAGCAGTTCACTAGGATCTTGAGATCTTTCTGCCTCCTTTATTCGATGGATAGCAACAGCATATCGAGTAGACATGCAATTGGGTTCCAGTTTTGCTGCCTACAAAGCAATGACAACCGAAAGTATGGAAAAATTAGCAAAATTTCCCAAAAAGTTTATCATCAAAACATAATAAGGCGGAAATTGACATTGACACAAGCCAAACTGGAACAGACATTTTATGAGAAAACAGACTAGCTAAGAGCCTAAGAACAAGGACCAGAAAACCAATGAATAGACTCAACTATATTCTATATATGACTGTAGCAAGGAACCATTAGCACCTTCTCCAAGCACTTGCTGGATGTTCGATGATCACCACTAAGAGAAAATGCAGTTGCAAGATTTGCCCATATATGGGCTGATTTGCCATCCGCTTTAATTGCAGATAACAAACATTCCTTAGCAACATGAATAGCCATAGCACGATCTGCCAAAGCATCTTCAGCAGCACTGGCACCAGCACCTACAAAGTTTTTTGCGATTAATAACAGTAAGAAATAAATTTCTTCAACCACTTGATCATAAATGGCAAAACAGTGCAAAATCCACAAAAATTAGTGCACAGAAGAGACTACCTGCTACGACTGAAGCATGTTTACACAAAAGTAGGGAAGAATAATTTACTAAAGCTGCAGGGTGGTTTTGATCCTTCAGGATGAGCTCCTGGAAACATTTTGCAGATAATTCCAAATTCCcactggaaaacaaaatagatATTGACAGTATTTAGATAACATATGAAAGGATTAGAAACTTGTAAACCATTTGTCAACTAAAGTAACAAAAGTATTGTTAACTTCCAAATAATTCAATGCAATATTCAAGATAAAAGCATGTTGGAGTGTCACCAGAACACAACAAAAGATCTCAATTAGGAAAGCAACAGCCACTAGTGCATAGATGTCAAGATGTGGCAGTTCCCTCTTCTAAATTTTCTCACTTAAAACTACtcattcaaaaacaaataaGGTTTAAAACCTAGAATAAGCCCCTCCGCATATAAGAGTAAATAAAagcttcttttttgttttttcgaaAAGTAACAAATAAGGTTTAAAACCTAGAATCAGCCCCTCCGCATATAAGAGTAAATaaagcttcttttttttttccccccCGGAAAGTGACACTATCAGAATACATCGATTCaggattgaagaagaagagctaATTACCATTCAAACTAACCTTTGAAGATAAGCTATCCCAAGGTTCCCCAAGCAATCATAGTTCTCCGGTGCAATGGCCAACAATGATGACAAAACTGTGATAGCACTCTACACCAGCGCAATGGTTTATGCATAGAGCAGAGTTAGTGGTATCAGGTTAAGAGGTACTGAAGATGAAACTGAAATATCATATGTGCCTAGAGAATATTAAAACATTTAGATAGAAAACAAGGTATTCATACCTGCACACGGCCACTCTTAAGAAGAATAAAACCTAGTGTATTCCATAAAGCTGCCTGTCTGATATCTGACTGCATTGACTCTTTGAGTTTAGAGAGAACTTCTTCAAGTTCATGAGGTTCAAGTTCTTTATCTGAACTATTTTCTGATGAACTTTCTAGTATCAGGCACTATAAGGATTATAAATCATGTCAATGGACAGAAAGATTTGAAtcattaatttatcaaattaagaTTACTCTACCTGTGCGTGATGAATCTGAACTAACGAAAGCAACTCTGGCCTGTCAATCTCAGCCTCAGGCTTGAGTAAGATCTCGGCAGCCTTCTCATAAGCTAATATAGCCTGAAGAAATTTTAATAACCCAACGAGAAAAAACTATGTGTCAAATTATAAAGGATGAATCTTAAGGCACTACCTTTTGAGGTTGGCTTAATCTTTGGTACATCAAGCCAAGAATAAAATGAGCATGAGCATTCTTGGGCATCTTTCTTGCAACATGAACCAAGCCCTACAAGCGTGAATATGGTATGGTTTCTAAGTAATGAAACAAAATCAACAAGAACGATAAGAATAAACACCATAACATTTTTATCAATAAAGTAATAAAGTGCTACTATTTAAAGCTACTATGTAAAGACTACAGTTTTGGGTATCAGCCTTCAACTTTACtcccagagagagagagagagagagagagaacttATCAGCAGCAAGGATAAGTAACTAACAAAGCCAATATATAAAGGCGTTTTCCTCGTGCAAATGAAAATCAATTTGTGATTTTAGAAGCAGGATAATTTACATGAAGAGgtgataatttttta
The genomic region above belongs to Arachis duranensis cultivar V14167 chromosome 3, aradu.V14167.gnm2.J7QH, whole genome shotgun sequence and contains:
- the LOC107478874 gene encoding CBBY-like protein, whose amino-acid sequence is MAALTTIISTSPSSSLLTKTQHSLLKHNKDHDHVPVPVPSSSFMGTPTTISLKSTRPRTVGIVSVSSFRVSCSAASSSSTVVPSALLFDCDGVLVDTEKDGHRISFNETFEEKELGVTWDVDLYGELLKIGGGKERMTAYFNKTGWPANAPTGEQERKDFIASLHKRKTELFMALIEKKLLPLRPGVAKLIDQALSQGVNVAVCSTSNEKAVSAIVSFLLGPERAEKIKIFAGDVVPRKKPDPAIYLLAASTLGVEPSRCVVVEDSAIGLAAAKGAGMKCIITKSGYTKDEDFLNADAVFDFIGDPPEERFDLAFCGSLLEKQYVS
- the LOC107478871 gene encoding probable UDP-N-acetylglucosamine--peptide N-acetylglucosaminyltransferase SPINDLY produces the protein MKMAEQIEAKVAAAPPPPTTTTEAAEIPSSSNSKGLNPTKLVVLADLNDPPEAADDDDPLPLPLHHNLPPPPPPPPLPPPPITRLANDENSQDKSLLSKENDTVEGEGKKLNKLGKSRSRLSKTDSSLDCGADADGDQHVQGATSSREEKVSSMKTGLVHVARKMPKNAHAHFILGLMYQRLSQPQKAILAYEKAAEILLKPEAEIDRPELLSLVQIHHAQCLILESSSENSSDKELEPHELEEVLSKLKESMQSDIRQAALWNTLGFILLKSGRVQSAITVLSSLLAIAPENYDCLGNLGIAYLQSGNLELSAKCFQELILKDQNHPAALVNYSSLLLCKHASVVAGAGASAAEDALADRAMAIHVAKECLLSAIKADGKSAHIWANLATAFSLSGDHRTSSKCLEKAAKLEPNCMSTRYAVAIHRIKEAERSQDPSELLSCAGNEMASIIRDGDSSLVELPIAWAGLALVHKSQHEIAASYDSEHHELMEVEERTVSSLKQAIAEDPDDPVQWIQLGLHSLCARQFKTSQKYLKAAVACDKDCSYAWSNLGVSLQLSEERLHAEEVYKKALSLATTEQAHAILSNLGILYRYQRQYQRAKAMFSKSLELQPGYAPAFNNLGLVFVAESLLEEAKYCFEKALQSDPLLDAAKSNLVKVISMSNLCRDLSSCHVKE